AAAACATAACCTAAAGTTTGTAGTAACAGATTATGACGAAGGCTATCAAGTTCCTTTACGTTCAAGAAAGTTTAAAATTAACTTAGATGAAGCCTTTATATTGCAGTTAAAACAAATTCCTTTCTTGGAAATAAAAATCAATTAAATGTGTAATTTTGTATCACACATTTTTCAATAAACTAAAATTATAAAAATACAATGGCATTAGAAATTACAGACGCAAATTTTAAAGAAACAGTACTAGACTCAGACAAACCTGTATTAGTAGACTTTTGGGCTACTTGGTGTGGTCCTTGCCGTATGGTAGGTCCTATCGTTGATGAGTTAGCAAACGATTATGATGGAAAAGCAGTAGTTGGAAAGGTAAATGTTGATGACAATTCAGCAGTACCTTCTGAATACGGTATTCGTAACATTCCTGCTTTATTAATTTTTAAAAATGGTGAGATTGTTGATAAAGTAATCGGTGCAGTACCTAAAAGTGTATTGGCTGAAAAATTAGACGCTCAGCTGTAATTCAAAGGTCTATTCATTTAAAAAGGGCGTTTTGCCCTTTTTTTATTTATGATAGAAAGAAAACACATAGAAAAATTTGAAAATCTTGAACTCCTTGCCAATCAAGTGGTTGAAGGTTTTATAACAGGGCTTCATAAGAGTCCATTTCATGGTTTTTCTGTGGAGTTTGCCGAGCATAGATTGTACAACTCTGGGGAGAGCACTCGGCATATTGATTGGAAACTATTTGCTAGAACAGATAAGTATTTTGTTAAGCGTTTTGAAGAAGAAACCAACCTTAGATGCAGAATTATCATTGACCAATCTTCGTCCATGTATTTTCCTAATAAGGATAATCCAAGTATGGAGAATCCCAATAAGCTGTATTTTTCTGTCTTATGTGCTGCTGCACTCATGAATCTATTGAAAAGACAAAGAGATGCCGTAGGCTTGAGTTTATTTTCTGATAAAGTAAACTTACATACCATCGAAAAGACCAGTGCTAAGCACCATCAGTACCTCTTGCATGAATTGGATAAGGTGCTCAAACAATCTCCACTAATGAAAACTTCTCGACTTGTTGATGGACTACATCAAATAGCTGAAAATATTCATCAACGCTCTTTAGTGATTCTGTTCAGCGATATGTTTGATAATTCTGAGAAAAGTGAGGAATTATTTTCAGCTTTACAG
The nucleotide sequence above comes from Flavobacteriales bacterium. Encoded proteins:
- a CDS encoding DUF58 domain-containing protein — translated: MIERKHIEKFENLELLANQVVEGFITGLHKSPFHGFSVEFAEHRLYNSGESTRHIDWKLFARTDKYFVKRFEEETNLRCRIIIDQSSSMYFPNKDNPSMENPNKLYFSVLCAAALMNLLKRQRDAVGLSLFSDKVNLHTIEKTSAKHHQYLLHELDKVLKQSPLMKTSRLVDGLHQIAENIHQRSLVILFSDMFDNSEKSEELFSALQHLKFNKHEVVLFHVMDKSKELEFDYENRPYKFVDMETGEELKLSPNEIKKNFQQKSQEFLNALKLKCIQYKIDFVESDINVGFDPILLSYLRKRAKLH
- the trxA gene encoding thioredoxin, with product MALEITDANFKETVLDSDKPVLVDFWATWCGPCRMVGPIVDELANDYDGKAVVGKVNVDDNSAVPSEYGIRNIPALLIFKNGEIVDKVIGAVPKSVLAEKLDAQL